From a single Pseudalkalibacillus hwajinpoensis genomic region:
- a CDS encoding glutamate-1-semialdehyde 2,1-aminomutase, which yields MNFTKSEEHHKESLDIMLGGVNSPSRSYKGVGGGIPVFMEKAKGPYFWDVDGNKYIDYLAAYGPIITGHAHPHITKAITKAAENGVLYGTPTVLENRFGSMLQEAIPSLERVRFVNSGTEAVMTTIRVARAYTGRDKIVKFAGCYHGHSDLVLVAAGSGPATLGSPDSAGVPKSIAREVITVPFNDIEAYKEAMDKWGEEIAGVLVEPIVGNFGIVEPEEDFLEQVNEITHQHGALVIYDEVITAFRFMYGGAQNLLGVEPDMTALGKIIGGGLPIGAYGGKREIMEHVAPLGPAYQAGTMAGNPASISAGIACLEVLQEKGVYEHLDYLGERLENGILTHAKDAGVRITTNRLKGALTVYFNDEKVVNYEQAENSNGEQFARFFKLMLKEGINLAPSKYEAWFLTTEHTDKDIDDTLEAVKRVFHKMTS from the coding sequence ATGAATTTCACTAAATCCGAGGAACACCATAAAGAATCACTAGATATTATGTTGGGCGGTGTCAACAGTCCATCTCGTTCTTATAAAGGAGTTGGGGGCGGCATTCCTGTTTTTATGGAAAAAGCAAAAGGACCTTACTTTTGGGACGTTGATGGCAATAAGTACATAGACTATCTTGCTGCTTACGGTCCGATTATTACAGGACATGCTCACCCTCACATTACGAAAGCAATTACAAAAGCCGCGGAAAATGGCGTGTTATACGGAACACCTACCGTCCTTGAAAATCGCTTTGGCTCCATGCTTCAGGAAGCCATACCATCTTTAGAACGAGTCCGCTTTGTAAATTCAGGTACTGAAGCAGTCATGACAACGATTCGTGTGGCAAGAGCGTATACAGGACGCGACAAAATCGTGAAATTCGCAGGTTGCTATCACGGGCATTCTGATCTTGTTCTTGTTGCAGCAGGATCAGGTCCAGCTACGCTTGGCAGCCCGGATTCAGCGGGTGTTCCGAAGAGCATCGCAAGAGAAGTGATTACAGTACCATTTAATGATATTGAGGCTTATAAGGAAGCGATGGATAAATGGGGAGAGGAAATCGCAGGTGTACTCGTCGAACCGATCGTAGGTAACTTCGGTATTGTTGAACCTGAAGAAGACTTCCTCGAGCAAGTAAATGAGATTACTCATCAGCACGGGGCACTTGTGATCTATGATGAAGTTATCACAGCATTCCGCTTTATGTATGGCGGTGCACAGAACCTCCTTGGTGTTGAACCCGACATGACGGCACTTGGCAAAATAATTGGAGGCGGCCTTCCGATTGGTGCCTACGGTGGTAAACGCGAGATCATGGAACACGTTGCACCACTTGGCCCTGCTTACCAGGCAGGAACAATGGCAGGTAACCCTGCATCAATTTCGGCTGGTATTGCCTGTCTTGAAGTTCTTCAAGAAAAAGGGGTATATGAACACCTTGACTATCTTGGTGAGCGTCTTGAAAATGGCATCCTGACACATGCGAAAGATGCTGGAGTTCGAATTACAACCAATCGCTTAAAAGGGGCACTAACTGTCTACTTCAATGATGAAAAAGTCGTCAATTACGAACAAGCTGAAAACTCTAACGGCGAACAGTTCGCCAGGTTCTTTAAACTAATGCTGAAGGAAGGGATCAACCTCGCCCCTTCAAAATATGAAGCATGGTTCTTAACAACAGAACACACTGATAAAGATATTGATGATACGCTAGAAGCTGTTAAACGCGTCTTTCATAAGATGACTTCATGA